The Deinococcus aerolatus sequence CGTCGGCAGCCGCGCCATCGAGCGCTTTAGCCGCCTGCGCGCGTATCAGGACTTTCCGGACCGCGCGCTGCCTCCCGAACTTCAGGACGCCAATCCGCACGGCCTGTGGCGGCTGGTGGACGGCGAGCGGAGGCGCTGAGGGCCGCCCGGCCTTCCTGAAGCTGCCCTGAAGTCCGGGCGGGGTGCGGCGTGGGGGAGGGAAGACCCCCCCCAGCGCCGCACCCCGCGGCCCCATTTCACACGGCGCCCGCATGGGGCTAACATGCCGCATGCGACAGACCATTCTTCTTGGCGCCCTGCTGGGGGCGGGCGGGGCTGCGGCCCAGAACTCGGCCCCCCTGTCCTCTTTCGAGGGGCAGGTGATCTACCAGGTGATGCCGGACCGGTTCTTCGACGGCAACGCGGCCAACAACGCGGGCGTCAACAAGACTGACCTGCGGGCGTGGCACGGCGGCGATCTGCCGGGCCTGACCCAGAAGCTGCCGTACATCCAGAAACTGGGCGCGACGGCAGTGTGGATGACCCCGGTGTACCAGCAGCAGGCCCAGAATTCCTTCGGCACGGCGGCGTACCACGGCTACTGGCCCGCCGACTTTCGCAAGGTGGACCCGCATTTCGGCACCCTGGCCGATTTCGGCACCTTCGTCAAGGCGGCGCAGGAGGCCGGGATGCGGGTGGTGCTTGATCAGGTCATCAACCACTACGGGTATCTGGCCCCGGCGGTCAGGGAGCAGCCCGCGTGGTTCAACGGCAAGGCCGAGTGTGACGCCGCGCGCGACAAGGACGTGGACTGTGCGCTGGCGGGCCTGCCGGACCTGAAGCAGGGCAACCTTCAGGTGCGCGAGCTCTTGCTGGGCAACGCCCGCTTCTGGCGGGACCAGGGCGTGCAGGCCTTCCGCTACGACGCGATCAAGCACGTGGACCCCATGTTCCTGGGGGACCTGCTGTCCACGGACCGGGCCGAGGGCATCTGGACGCTGGGCGAGTGGTACGACGCCGACAGCGGCACGGTGGGCGAATGGCAGCGCCGGGGCTTCGACAGCCTGTTTCTGTTCAGCCTGCAGGCCGCCATGAAGGGCAGCATCATGGCCGGGCAGGGCCTGGACCGCGTGGCCGCCGTGCTGTCGCGGCAGGCCGAGTTGCCGCGCCCCGGCGAGGTGGCACTATTCCTGGACAACCACGACGTGCCGCGTTTCGCGCAGGGCTCGCTGTTCGAGGACGTGGGACAGGCCCGCACCAAGTACGGCCTGCGTGCGCTGATGACCCTGCGCGGCGTGCCGGTGATCTGGCAGGGCACCGAGATCGCCATGCGCGGCGGCACCGACCCCGACAACCGCCGGGACATGCGCTTTGAAGCCCAGTGGACCCCGCAGGAAAAAGCGGTGTTCGACGTGGCCCAGAACGCCATCGCGGTGCGTAAAGCCAGCCCGGCCCTGAGCCGGGGGCCGCTCACGCTGCTGAAAACGCCGCCCAGCCTCGACGAGCGCCTGCTGCTGTTCACCCGTGGAGAGGCGGGGGGGAGGGTGCTGGTGGCATGGCACGGCGGTAAGGAACGGCGCAACTACTCGGTCCGGCTGGGCAGCATCGGCCTGGGTGCCGGGCCAGGGGCAGTGATTTCCACGCTGTTCGCCGGGCAGAACGCCAAGATTCGCGTCAGCAACGGCTTCTTGCATCTCAGTCTGCCGCCCGAGGACGCGGCGGCCTTTAAATTGGACTGAGGGCGGGCGGCAGGGGTATGCCCCGTCGCACGCGGACCCCTTGACCCTCCCGCTGCGTCAGCCCTTACGCTGCTGGGTATGGAGGCCAGGGGCGAGACTGCAAAACAGACCTGGACGG is a genomic window containing:
- a CDS encoding alpha-amylase family glycosyl hydrolase; this translates as MRQTILLGALLGAGGAAAQNSAPLSSFEGQVIYQVMPDRFFDGNAANNAGVNKTDLRAWHGGDLPGLTQKLPYIQKLGATAVWMTPVYQQQAQNSFGTAAYHGYWPADFRKVDPHFGTLADFGTFVKAAQEAGMRVVLDQVINHYGYLAPAVREQPAWFNGKAECDAARDKDVDCALAGLPDLKQGNLQVRELLLGNARFWRDQGVQAFRYDAIKHVDPMFLGDLLSTDRAEGIWTLGEWYDADSGTVGEWQRRGFDSLFLFSLQAAMKGSIMAGQGLDRVAAVLSRQAELPRPGEVALFLDNHDVPRFAQGSLFEDVGQARTKYGLRALMTLRGVPVIWQGTEIAMRGGTDPDNRRDMRFEAQWTPQEKAVFDVAQNAIAVRKASPALSRGPLTLLKTPPSLDERLLLFTRGEAGGRVLVAWHGGKERRNYSVRLGSIGLGAGPGAVISTLFAGQNAKIRVSNGFLHLSLPPEDAAAFKLD